The nucleotide window GAGATGGTATAGAGATCCTGATTGAGGATGATCAGGTCAGCAAATTTACCGACCGTTAAACTACCGGTGGTTTTCTCTCTCCAGGCTGCCCGTGCTGCATTGATGGTATAGCCTTTGATTGCGGTATCGATATCGATGCGGTATTGCGGGTTGTGTGCCGGTGAGTTTTTATTGGCTCCGGAAACCTGACGGGTCAGCGCCGTCTGCATGATAGCGAAGGGGTCAAAGGTACTCACGCCCCAGTCACTGCTGAGTGCGCAGACCGTTCCCTGACGCACCAGCTCACCAATGGGATAAATTTGCCGATAGCGTTCCTCACCCAGCATTTGCAGGGCGATCTTATCATTGTCCGGATCGGGTTGTGCCCACAGTGGTTGCACGTTGCCGTAAACACCCAGCTGTTTGAAGCGGGGAAAGTCTTCAGCGGTTACCAGCTGTATGTGTGCCAGTTGGTGTCGGCTATCCCATAAACCATTAACCTGTTGGGCATACTCGATACCATTCAGTGCCGCGTTCACCGCACCATCGCCAATGGTGTGAACATGCAGCTGGAACTTCTCTTTATCAAATGCGGCAAAGAACTCATTGATCAGTGGCTGATCAAACATCAGCGGTGCGGTTGATCCGGTATCGCAACGGGGTTCCAGCAGTGTTGCTGTGCCGCTTTCAAGCACACCGTCGAGAAAGAACTTTGCCGAATGCAGTGAAACCATATCATCGGCATAGCTTTCCCGCAGAGATAGGAGCTCTTGCATCTGCTCTGCCAGCGGCAGATGAGCAAAGATTTTTGAGGTCGCCGCAACCCGCAAAGATAGCTGGCCTAGCTTATTCAGAGTTTGGTAGTTTTCCATTGTTTTGCGTGGGGCAACGGCATCCAGAACGCCGGTAATACCGTGCTGGTTGAATACCTTGCAGTAGTGCTGCATCGCCTCGAAATAATCCTCGTCACTGAACGCTGGAGAGAACCGGTTCATGGCCCAGATGGCATCTTCATAGATATAACCCTTAGGTGAACCATCGGTACAGCGGGCATAGCTGCCACTGGCAGGTTCAGGGGTTGCGACGGTGACATCAGCAATGCGGAACGCTTCGCTGTTCGCCCAGCCGCTGTGGTAATCAAACGAGAAAATCAGTGCAGGACGTCCACCGGTCACCGCATCCAGTCGCTCTTTGGTGAGATTGTTCTCGTTAAATATAGAGGGGTTAAAACCGATCCCCTTAATCCACTCTTTGTGGGGGTTCTCTCTGGCAAAACGCTCAATCTCATTAAGCAGATCATCCATTGTTTTCATCTCATGTAGCGAGACATAATGGAAAAAATCGGCGCTGGTGGCCTGAAAATGTATATGAGTATCCTGAAAACCGGGTAGCACCAGCTGACCCTGAGCATCGACCATCTGCGTATTATTGTCAGTCAGCGCTTTAATTTCAGTATTGCTGCCTACTGCGATGATTTTATCACCATATATTGCCAGCGCTTCTGCTTTCTCATTTTTATCATCCATTGTATGGATGTTGCCGTTGATAATTATCTTGTCTGCTATGTATGACATTAAACATATCCATTTCTTAAAGTGTGGACAAAAGGTATCGCTGTGGCTGTCAGGTAATTAACCTCTGACTATTTATTATGTTTTTAATTTTTATTTGAAAATATATCTCATATATCGGTCACATTACCGTATTTAAGTTCAGCAGGAATACCACGTTAGGTATAGAGGATGGCGGGTTGTTATAAATAAATTGGCGGTTTAGATGACACTGTTTTTACAACTAATGAAATAGGGGTATACCGGCTCAAAAGAATCTCTGAAATGATGGTTGCATACTAAAAAAAGTAAACGTGAGGGTGACATGAAGAATATTAAATCAATTGCAGCTATCGGCTTAAGTCTTTTGTCGGTGTCTGGTCTGGCTCAGGCAGATCTGGGGGCCAATGTTTCAGTATTGAGTGAATGGCGTAACCGTGGTGTCTCTATGACCAATGAGTCGCTCGCCATTCAGGGTGGTATTGACTGGTATAACCAGAGTGGCTTGTTCGCCAGCGTTTGGGCCAGTAACGTAGATTTTTTCCCGACCGGACACCCTTTTGATGATGGCGCAACGGTTGAGCTCGATCTGCTGGCGGGTTATGCCGGTGCGATCAACGACGATATATCCTATGATGCAATCCTCTTTTACTATCAGTATCCGGGTGATGAGGTTGATCAGGATTTTGCTGAGTTGAAGCTGGGGCTTAATTACAATGGTTTCCGCTTAGGTTATGAGCATGCACCTGACTACATTAACTCAGGTAAGGCGTATCAGTATCTCTATCTGAACTATCAGACAGATATTGCTGAGGGTGTGGGGTTAGAGCTGCACGTAGGCTCCTCGTTTGGTGAGGTGTTTGACGATCCGACCACGCTGATGCTGGATAAATATATGGATTATTCGGTTGGTGTAACCAAGAGCTTCAGTGGTCTTGATCTGAAGCTGGCCTATGTGAACACGGATATCTCCAGTACCTATGCGGTTGATAGTGGTCACATGGCGAATCAGGATGCCGTGGTATTCTCCGTCTCTAAATCATTCTAATACGATAGTTTTATCAGGGCTGTTGTATAATCCCCTTCATACAATAGCTGCTGATAGATTTGTTGAGTTTTAATAACTCTTAAATGATAAAACATATTATAAGTTTCAGAGGGTGTTATGCGAATAAATAAAAAGATTCTCTCACTATGCCTGCTGACTGCTTCATGTTCAGTCAGTGCAGCTCAGGTGAATGTTTATAACTGGTTTGGTTATATTCCGGATGATTCTCTGCAGGTTTTCAGAGATACATCGAAAACAGAACTCAATTATGATGTTTATGAAAGTAATGAAATACTTGAAACTAAACTGCTGTCTGGTGGTTCCCGGTATGACCTTGTGGTGCCTGCCGCAAACTTTATGGAACGCCATGTAAAAACCGGGATCTATCAGAAAATTGATAAATCAAAAATACCCAACTATAACAAGCTTGATCCGGTTATTTTAAAGAAAGTTGAAACGTACGATCCGGGTAATCAATACAGTGTTCCCTATGCCTGGGGCAGTATCGGTGTGGGTTACAACGTGAAAATGATTAAGGAACGTTTAGGTGAAATTCCTGAGAATACCTTTGATATGGTATTCGACCCTGAGGTTTCTGCAAAACTGAAAGACTGTGGTATTGCGTTGCTTGATTCGCCAGCTGAAGCGATGTCGATGGCGTTGCATTATCTTGGCCTGGATCCTAATTCTGAAGACAAAGGCGATCTGAAAAAAGCTGAGATGATGGTC belongs to Amphritea atlantica and includes:
- a CDS encoding amidohydrolase, encoding MSYIADKIIINGNIHTMDDKNEKAEALAIYGDKIIAVGSNTEIKALTDNNTQMVDAQGQLVLPGFQDTHIHFQATSADFFHYVSLHEMKTMDDLLNEIERFARENPHKEWIKGIGFNPSIFNENNLTKERLDAVTGGRPALIFSFDYHSGWANSEAFRIADVTVATPEPASGSYARCTDGSPKGYIYEDAIWAMNRFSPAFSDEDYFEAMQHYCKVFNQHGITGVLDAVAPRKTMENYQTLNKLGQLSLRVAATSKIFAHLPLAEQMQELLSLRESYADDMVSLHSAKFFLDGVLESGTATLLEPRCDTGSTAPLMFDQPLINEFFAAFDKEKFQLHVHTIGDGAVNAALNGIEYAQQVNGLWDSRHQLAHIQLVTAEDFPRFKQLGVYGNVQPLWAQPDPDNDKIALQMLGEERYRQIYPIGELVRQGTVCALSSDWGVSTFDPFAIMQTALTRQVSGANKNSPAHNPQYRIDIDTAIKGYTINAARAAWREKTTGSLTVGKFADLIILNQDLYTISPYEIENTKVVLTLLGGKEVYRDTSL
- a CDS encoding TorF family putative porin gives rise to the protein MKNIKSIAAIGLSLLSVSGLAQADLGANVSVLSEWRNRGVSMTNESLAIQGGIDWYNQSGLFASVWASNVDFFPTGHPFDDGATVELDLLAGYAGAINDDISYDAILFYYQYPGDEVDQDFAELKLGLNYNGFRLGYEHAPDYINSGKAYQYLYLNYQTDIAEGVGLELHVGSSFGEVFDDPTTLMLDKYMDYSVGVTKSFSGLDLKLAYVNTDISSTYAVDSGHMANQDAVVFSVSKSF
- a CDS encoding polyamine ABC transporter substrate-binding protein, which produces MRINKKILSLCLLTASCSVSAAQVNVYNWFGYIPDDSLQVFRDTSKTELNYDVYESNEILETKLLSGGSRYDLVVPAANFMERHVKTGIYQKIDKSKIPNYNKLDPVILKKVETYDPGNQYSVPYAWGSIGVGYNVKMIKERLGEIPENTFDMVFDPEVSAKLKDCGIALLDSPAEAMSMALHYLGLDPNSEDKGDLKKAEMMVRAARGNYKYFHNGSYRDDLANGDICVALGFNGIILAGNAIAKTIDPEREIAYSVPNIGSLIWFDVMAIPADAPNPDGAHEFINFILEPKIGSSISNMVKYAVPNLGANEYVEAEIFNNPGIYPSDEVKETLFALRAHSQKYDRILNRAWTNIKTNR